One genomic segment of Rubripirellula tenax includes these proteins:
- a CDS encoding Ig-like domain-containing protein, with amino-acid sequence MNTLGKRMMAGVAVVASLATVAGILIATVSYEPHGVPKALRPAFKAKIAEVKQRASEVATISSSVRPIASLDTTEFHFGLLDPHATVSHSFTVRNDGEAPLTINVQRTSCKCTVGKLGSNVLLPGGQTDVTMTWNTGYQLDNYEQSATLETNDPLQPEITLTVQGEIRAELVVPSQVVMKSVNPGDLPEATFTVYSQLLEDFYLDSAASDLPSFDWNVEPLSVDDTSLFDKHAKWAWRVSVSTSGKSRGKFSGDVKLTFKNPNSDEVMTRTVNVAGHVRAPINFYSPDIHSSEGLDIGTLDAGKEHQFKLVVRNRGEANRKIEVTGVEPKELKAHLTPMSKPGEYRLVLTVPADCPTVMFNRDRQHGYVEVGDPDDKTFSNWFPVLGAIVDLQSDPR; translated from the coding sequence ATGAACACGCTCGGAAAACGAATGATGGCCGGTGTCGCGGTTGTGGCCAGTCTTGCCACGGTCGCGGGAATCTTGATTGCCACGGTCAGCTACGAACCTCACGGTGTTCCGAAAGCTCTTCGCCCGGCGTTCAAAGCGAAGATCGCAGAGGTCAAGCAGCGGGCAAGCGAAGTCGCGACCATTTCCTCGTCCGTTCGTCCGATCGCCTCGCTTGATACAACCGAGTTTCATTTCGGTTTGCTCGACCCACATGCCACCGTCAGCCATTCGTTCACCGTTCGTAACGACGGCGAAGCACCCTTGACCATTAACGTTCAGCGAACGAGTTGCAAATGTACGGTCGGAAAACTGGGCAGCAACGTCCTTCTTCCCGGCGGGCAAACCGACGTCACAATGACTTGGAACACGGGATACCAACTGGACAACTACGAGCAATCGGCGACGCTCGAAACGAACGACCCGCTGCAACCCGAAATAACTTTGACGGTCCAAGGCGAAATACGCGCTGAATTGGTCGTGCCCAGCCAAGTTGTGATGAAGTCGGTCAATCCCGGTGACCTACCCGAAGCAACGTTCACCGTCTACAGCCAACTGCTTGAAGACTTCTACTTGGACTCAGCCGCAAGCGACTTGCCAAGTTTCGATTGGAACGTCGAACCGCTGTCCGTGGACGATACCAGTCTGTTCGACAAGCACGCAAAATGGGCTTGGCGAGTGAGCGTATCAACCAGCGGAAAGTCTCGCGGCAAGTTTTCCGGTGACGTGAAGTTGACGTTCAAGAATCCGAACTCCGACGAAGTGATGACACGCACGGTCAACGTGGCTGGTCACGTTCGTGCGCCCATCAATTTTTACAGCCCCGATATCCACAGCAGCGAAGGGTTGGATATCGGAACCCTCGACGCGGGCAAGGAGCACCAGTTCAAGCTGGTGGTCCGAAACCGAGGCGAAGCGAATCGCAAGATCGAAGTCACCGGCGTGGAGCCCAAGGAATTGAAAGCTCATCTAACGCCGATGTCCAAGCCGGGCGAGTATCGATTGGTTCTAACCGTCCCGGCAGATTGTCCGACGGTGATGTTCAATCGCGATCGCCAGCACGGCTACGTCGAAGTGGGTGACCCGGACGACAAAACCTTCAGTAATTGGTTTCCGGTACTCGGTGCCATCGTCGACCTTCAATCAGATCCACGATGA